A genomic window from Erythrobacter sp. BLCC-B19 includes:
- a CDS encoding metallophosphoesterase family protein, which translates to MTTRLFHISDVHFGTEDRAALDALAAAVAAERPAAVVCTGDLTQRAKRREYAAAREWFAGLGVPVVLEPGNHDMPYYNPWERFTDPFRRFERLRAAVAGGFESPDVVLVPLRTTVRAQTRIPWSDGVVKPAALRETLAALEALKGDPRTIIVIAHHPLLGPAGKRRNPTIGGDTAFTRIAEAGAHAIISGHVHVPFDEQRRKGGQVMRTIGTGTLSTRLRHDAPACWRVIDCAPGGVIETHLRLIGVVPPVI; encoded by the coding sequence ATGACCACCCGCCTGTTCCACATCAGCGACGTGCATTTCGGCACCGAGGATCGCGCCGCGCTCGATGCGCTCGCTGCCGCCGTCGCGGCCGAGCGGCCCGCGGCTGTGGTGTGCACCGGCGATCTCACCCAGCGCGCCAAGCGCCGCGAATATGCCGCCGCGCGTGAGTGGTTTGCCGGGCTGGGCGTGCCGGTGGTGCTCGAACCGGGCAATCACGATATGCCCTATTACAACCCTTGGGAGCGCTTCACCGATCCCTTCCGCCGGTTCGAGCGCCTGCGCGCGGCGGTGGCGGGCGGGTTTGAATCGCCCGACGTCGTGCTGGTGCCGCTGCGCACCACGGTGCGCGCGCAAACGCGGATTCCGTGGTCGGACGGGGTGGTGAAACCGGCCGCCTTGCGCGAAACGCTCGCCGCGCTCGAGGCGTTGAAGGGTGATCCGCGCACGATCATCGTGATCGCGCATCACCCGCTGCTTGGGCCTGCGGGCAAGCGCCGCAATCCGACGATCGGAGGCGATACAGCCTTCACCCGGATCGCCGAGGCGGGCGCCCATGCGATCATCTCCGGCCATGTCCACGTTCCGTTCGACGAGCAGCGCCGCAAGGGCGGGCAGGTGATGCGCACGATCGGCACCGGCACGCTCTCGACCCGGCTGCGCCACGATGCGCCTGCGTGCTGGCGGGTGATCGACTGCGCGCCCGGCGGGGTGATCGAGACGCACCTGCGGCTGATTGGGGTCGTACCCCCGGTAATCTGA
- a CDS encoding UrcA family protein — MITHSVAALGLAGAALSPAFAGNVQTTTISVTTGDLDLGTVKGQKTLDARVEKAVRSVCRTTSVTTGSRVMSQEARACLAKARSDARQQVAVLLSDERRGG, encoded by the coding sequence ATGATCACCCACAGCGTTGCCGCCCTCGGTCTGGCCGGCGCCGCACTCAGCCCCGCATTCGCGGGCAACGTCCAGACAACGACCATCAGCGTTACCACCGGCGACCTCGATCTCGGCACGGTCAAGGGCCAGAAGACCCTCGATGCCCGCGTCGAGAAGGCGGTGCGCTCCGTGTGCCGCACCACCAGCGTGACCACCGGTTCGCGGGTGATGAGCCAGGAGGCGCGCGCCTGCCTCGCCAAGGCCCGCTCCGACGCACGGCAACAGGTCGCAGTGCTGCTTTCCGACGAACGGCGCGGCGGCTGA
- a CDS encoding DUF2497 domain-containing protein — MNQSGEASVEEILESIKKVIARDNRVGALEARRRRMLVTDEPEAAPAPLARTHQVRDAEDVLDLGAMEVEAEAPAMPMAETEADESPLIADTVRDAMQENLAALAMLAEPPARPQIVRSGETSLEGLTRELLRPMLAEWLEANLPAMVEQLVQAEIARIVGKRR; from the coding sequence ATGAATCAGTCTGGGGAGGCATCGGTCGAGGAAATCCTCGAATCGATCAAGAAGGTGATCGCACGCGACAATCGGGTCGGCGCGCTTGAAGCGCGGCGTCGCCGGATGCTGGTGACCGATGAACCCGAAGCCGCCCCCGCCCCGCTCGCTCGCACCCATCAGGTGCGCGATGCGGAAGACGTGCTCGATCTCGGCGCGATGGAGGTCGAGGCCGAAGCTCCGGCCATGCCGATGGCCGAGACCGAAGCCGACGAATCCCCGCTGATCGCCGACACCGTGCGCGATGCGATGCAGGAAAACCTCGCCGCGCTCGCCATGCTGGCCGAACCGCCCGCGCGCCCGCAGATCGTGCGTTCGGGCGAAACCTCACTGGAAGGCCTGACCCGCGAATTGCTCCGCCCGATGCTGGCCGAATGGCTGGAGGCGAACCTGCCCGCAATGGTCGAGCAACTGGTGCAGGCCGAAATCGCCCGGATCGTCGGCAAGCGCCGCTAA
- a CDS encoding sensor histidine kinase, protein MSTHNFSEPVAAEAPATVSFRTVLVSMAVLWATYFVLTTVRSLVMDFGLQFELGWRRLLVTAIGVGFTLVLWLLLRLFDNRALWLKISAAIVLALPVALAIGQVNYWVFKDLSPAMEQAYAQKNNLNLRRDESGNLLVEVPVQQGDAAGATQSVIIEPAETASDFWRKLLDVALGRYFLLLAWASTYFALLAGVQARASQQREEQFRSAAKAAELRSLRYQVNPHFLFNTLNSLSALVMTGKTDSAERMIQTISRFYRHSLANEPTADVALRDEFDLQKIYLDIEAVRFPTRLVTVFDLPADLEEARVPGMILQPLVENSVKYAVSPVSRPVTITMAAREEFDRLVITVGDDGPGVPQGTRHGFGIGLANVRDRLEARFGPDIGFVSAPVPGGYCTEIRIPLSRPRHA, encoded by the coding sequence ATGTCGACACACAATTTCAGCGAACCTGTCGCGGCGGAAGCCCCGGCTACCGTGTCCTTCCGCACCGTGCTGGTCTCGATGGCGGTGCTGTGGGCGACCTATTTCGTCCTCACCACGGTGCGCAGCCTGGTGATGGATTTCGGCCTCCAGTTCGAGCTCGGCTGGCGGCGGCTGCTGGTCACCGCGATCGGCGTCGGCTTCACGCTGGTGCTCTGGTTGCTGCTGCGCCTGTTCGACAACCGCGCGCTGTGGCTCAAGATTTCCGCCGCGATCGTGCTGGCCCTGCCGGTGGCGCTGGCGATCGGGCAGGTCAATTACTGGGTGTTCAAGGACCTCTCCCCGGCGATGGAGCAGGCCTATGCCCAGAAGAACAACCTCAACCTGCGCCGCGACGAGAGCGGCAATCTGCTGGTCGAAGTGCCGGTGCAACAGGGCGATGCGGCCGGCGCGACGCAATCGGTGATCATCGAACCGGCCGAGACGGCGAGCGATTTCTGGCGCAAGCTGCTCGACGTGGCGCTGGGGCGCTACTTCCTGCTGCTGGCCTGGGCCTCGACCTATTTCGCGTTGCTGGCAGGCGTGCAGGCGCGCGCATCACAGCAGCGCGAGGAACAGTTCCGCTCTGCCGCCAAGGCTGCCGAATTGCGCAGCTTGCGCTATCAGGTGAACCCGCATTTCCTGTTCAACACCCTGAATTCGCTCTCGGCGCTGGTGATGACCGGCAAGACCGACAGCGCCGAGCGGATGATCCAGACGATCAGCCGTTTCTATCGCCACAGCCTCGCCAACGAGCCGACCGCCGATGTCGCCCTGCGCGACGAGTTCGATCTCCAGAAGATCTATCTCGATATCGAGGCGGTGCGCTTTCCCACCCGGCTGGTGACCGTGTTCGATCTGCCCGCCGACCTTGAAGAGGCCCGTGTGCCGGGCATGATCCTGCAACCGCTGGTCGAAAACTCGGTCAAATATGCTGTCTCCCCCGTCTCGCGCCCGGTGACGATCACCATGGCGGCGCGCGAGGAGTTCGACCGGCTGGTCATCACCGTCGGCGATGATGGCCCGGGCGTGCCGCAGGGCACGCGGCACGGCTTCGGCATCGGGCTCGCCAATGTGCGTGACCGGCTGGAGGCGCGCTTCGGCCCCGATATCGGCTTTGTCTCCGCCCCTGTGCCGGGCGGCTATTGCACCGAAATCCGTATCCCCCTGTCGAGACCCCGCCATGCCTGA
- the cutA gene encoding divalent-cation tolerance protein CutA: MSGAALVWCPFPDADSARAAADALLDDRLIACANLFGSIESRFVWDGARATGSEVGVLFKTTAGRLEDVIERLGALHPYDTPAIIGWQADAAHPATLAWLFGSVSG; encoded by the coding sequence ATGAGCGGTGCGGCGCTGGTCTGGTGCCCCTTCCCCGACGCCGACAGCGCCCGCGCCGCCGCCGATGCGCTGCTCGATGACCGGTTGATCGCCTGCGCCAACCTCTTCGGCAGCATCGAAAGCCGCTTCGTGTGGGACGGCGCCCGCGCCACCGGGAGCGAGGTCGGCGTGCTGTTCAAGACCACCGCCGGGCGGCTCGAGGACGTGATCGAACGGCTTGGCGCGCTGCATCCCTATGATACCCCGGCGATCATCGGCTGGCAGGCCGATGCGGCCCATCCGGCGACGCTGGCATGGCTGTTCGGGAGCGTTTCGGGCTAG
- a CDS encoding protein-L-isoaspartate O-methyltransferase family protein, whose amino-acid sequence MSTMTTTLPDTQIARRAMIDSQLRTSGVNEEYVLARMLAVPREEFLPAAKLAQAYTDRAIALGEGGHLAAPLFYGKLLLEAAPAPDTRVLVVSGGTGYLAALLRPLVASLTEITAADAATASGTGSFDLIVIDGAIEQLPDTLAAQLAENGRIVTGLVLRQVTRLAAGRKIAGAVNLQPIEDLGIPVLHAFDAPKGWTFA is encoded by the coding sequence ATGAGCACCATGACAACCACCCTTCCCGACACCCAGATCGCCCGCCGCGCGATGATCGACAGCCAGCTGCGCACCAGCGGCGTCAACGAGGAATATGTGCTGGCACGGATGCTGGCCGTCCCGCGCGAAGAGTTCCTGCCCGCCGCCAAGCTCGCACAGGCCTATACCGACCGGGCGATTGCGCTGGGTGAGGGCGGCCATCTCGCCGCACCGCTGTTCTATGGCAAGCTGCTGCTCGAAGCCGCGCCTGCGCCCGACACGCGCGTCCTGGTCGTGAGCGGCGGCACCGGCTACCTTGCCGCGCTGCTGCGCCCGCTGGTCGCCAGCCTCACCGAAATCACCGCCGCTGACGCCGCCACGGCATCCGGCACCGGCAGCTTCGATCTGATCGTCATCGACGGCGCGATCGAGCAGCTGCCCGACACGCTTGCCGCGCAGCTGGCCGAGAACGGCCGGATCGTCACCGGGCTGGTGCTGCGCCAGGTCACCCGGCTCGCCGCGGGCCGCAAGATCGCGGGCGCCGTCAACCTGCAACCGATCGAAGACCTCGGCATCCCGGTGCTCCACGCCTTCGACGCGCCCAAGGGCTGGACATTCGCGTGA
- a CDS encoding COX15/CtaA family protein: MATSAPKSSSVSNLFAAPPHTRARPLAVARWLEAVAALVMLIVVVGGITRLTESGLSITEWNVVSGILPPLTESAWAAEFAKYRQTAEFRMEAGPAGMDLAAFKFIFFWEWFHRILGRVIGLAFLLPLVIFAARRMIPTGYGWRLAAMFALICGQGALGWYMVSSGVGNTDLTDVSHFRLSAHLLTALFLLAGLVWTARDLRNLARDPASRPAPLRAGAALVGAVLFVQLLLGAWVAGLNAGHAAYDWPLMNGHFFPEADWSKGALWAVTHDPFLLQFLHRWWAWVAVAALVWLARAIRKTDRFASVAVHSAFGTMVLLGIATVMSEVSLWVAAAHQLVGALTVAATVWAMHSYGRAQR, encoded by the coding sequence ATGGCCACGTCCGCCCCCAAGTCGTCCAGCGTGTCGAACCTGTTCGCCGCTCCGCCGCACACCCGCGCTCGCCCGCTGGCGGTCGCGCGCTGGCTTGAGGCGGTGGCCGCACTGGTGATGCTGATCGTGGTGGTCGGCGGCATCACCCGCCTGACGGAGAGCGGGCTTTCGATCACCGAATGGAACGTCGTCAGCGGTATCCTCCCGCCCCTCACCGAAAGTGCCTGGGCGGCTGAATTCGCCAAATACCGCCAGACGGCCGAGTTCCGCATGGAAGCCGGCCCGGCGGGGATGGATCTGGCGGCGTTCAAGTTCATCTTCTTCTGGGAATGGTTCCACCGCATCCTTGGCCGGGTGATCGGGCTGGCGTTCCTGCTGCCGCTGGTGATTTTCGCCGCGCGGCGGATGATCCCGACAGGTTATGGCTGGCGGCTGGCGGCGATGTTCGCGCTGATCTGCGGGCAGGGCGCGCTGGGGTGGTACATGGTGTCCTCGGGCGTGGGGAACACCGATCTCACCGATGTCAGCCACTTCCGCCTGTCGGCCCATCTGCTGACCGCGCTGTTCCTGCTGGCAGGACTGGTGTGGACGGCGCGCGATCTGCGCAACCTCGCCCGCGATCCGGCCTCGCGCCCGGCGCCGCTGCGAGCCGGGGCTGCGCTGGTGGGGGCGGTGCTGTTTGTCCAGCTGCTGCTGGGTGCATGGGTCGCCGGGCTCAATGCCGGCCATGCCGCCTATGACTGGCCGCTGATGAACGGGCACTTTTTCCCTGAGGCCGACTGGTCGAAGGGCGCCTTGTGGGCTGTCACCCATGATCCCTTCCTGCTGCAATTCCTCCACCGCTGGTGGGCCTGGGTCGCCGTCGCGGCGCTGGTATGGCTGGCGCGGGCGATCCGCAAGACCGATCGGTTCGCATCGGTCGCCGTCCATTCCGCCTTCGGGACGATGGTATTGCTCGGCATCGCCACAGTGATGAGCGAGGTTTCGCTGTGGGTCGCCGCTGCGCACCAGCTGGTCGGTGCCCTGACCGTGGCCGCAACCGTGTGGGCGATGCACAGCTATGGACGCGCGCAGCGATGA
- the rplM gene encoding 50S ribosomal protein L13, translated as MKALSKQTRSIKPAEVEKNWHIIDADGLVVGRLASIIANILRGKTKPSYTPHVDCGDHVIVINVDKVKFTGNKMGDKVYYKHTGHPGGIKETTPAKVLGGRFPERVLEKAVERMIPRGPLGRKQMKALHLYAGTEHPHDGQKPQVLDVASMNRKNKVAA; from the coding sequence ATGAAGGCGCTCAGCAAGCAGACCCGGTCGATCAAACCGGCCGAGGTCGAAAAGAACTGGCACATCATCGACGCCGACGGTCTCGTCGTCGGTCGTCTTGCCTCGATCATCGCCAACATCCTGCGCGGCAAGACCAAGCCGAGCTACACCCCGCACGTCGATTGCGGCGATCATGTGATCGTCATCAACGTCGACAAGGTGAAGTTCACCGGCAACAAGATGGGCGACAAGGTCTATTACAAGCACACCGGCCACCCGGGCGGCATCAAGGAAACCACCCCGGCCAAGGTGCTGGGCGGCCGTTTCCCCGAGCGCGTGCTCGAAAAGGCGGTGGAACGCATGATTCCGCGCGGCCCCCTCGGCCGCAAGCAGATGAAGGCGCTGCACCTTTATGCCGGCACCGAACACCCGCATGACGGCCAGAAGCCGCAGGTGCTCGACGTCGCTTCCATGAACCGCAAGAACAAGGTGGCCGCATAA
- a CDS encoding TolC family outer membrane protein: MTRASVALAASASLLALASPAQADNLREALAEAYATNPTLEAARANQRATDEGVPIIRAQGIPSANITATHIEFVQQSANAFTAPERNLSVAAQVLVPVYSGGAVRNSIAAAKERVEAGQADLRNTESAVFSQVVAAYMDVLRTEALVALATNNVAVLRTNLEATSDRFQIGDLTITDVAQSRSRLAVAEGDLQTAEANLIAARENYIRRVGRAPGELEPPPPLPGLPATVGEAIVSALENNPNLEATRQLAEAAGFDTKVAGAGRLPTVGLFVNGEYSDFYGTLGGPVAAQFAQSEKTANAGVRVTIPLFQGGLPAARQRQAGARESVALENVIAAEREIIAETRSTYANWQAANAVIKSAQAAVEAAELSLEGVRAEQSIGNRTVIEVLNAEQELVVARAQLVTARRNAYVAGFALLALMGKAEARDLNLDAGGVLYDPQVNADRVSSKMWDWDRDPEPAPKSTRTVDIPPAKATIGPQLLPGE; the protein is encoded by the coding sequence CTGACCCGCGCCTCCGTCGCTCTGGCCGCATCGGCAAGCCTGCTTGCGCTGGCATCGCCCGCTCAGGCCGACAATCTGCGCGAGGCGCTGGCGGAAGCCTATGCCACCAACCCCACGCTCGAAGCCGCGCGCGCCAACCAGCGCGCGACCGATGAGGGCGTGCCGATTATCCGCGCACAGGGCATCCCCTCGGCCAATATCACCGCGACCCATATCGAATTCGTCCAGCAATCGGCCAACGCCTTCACCGCGCCCGAACGTAACCTCAGCGTTGCCGCACAGGTGCTGGTGCCGGTCTATTCGGGCGGGGCGGTGCGCAATTCGATCGCCGCTGCCAAGGAACGGGTCGAGGCCGGGCAGGCCGACCTGCGCAACACCGAAAGCGCGGTCTTCAGCCAGGTTGTCGCGGCCTATATGGACGTGCTGCGCACCGAGGCGCTGGTGGCGCTGGCGACCAACAATGTCGCCGTGCTGCGCACCAATCTCGAGGCGACCTCCGACCGCTTCCAGATCGGCGATCTCACCATCACCGATGTCGCCCAGTCGCGCAGCCGCCTTGCCGTGGCCGAGGGTGACTTGCAGACGGCCGAGGCCAACCTGATCGCCGCGCGGGAAAACTATATCCGCCGTGTCGGCCGCGCGCCGGGCGAGCTCGAACCGCCGCCGCCGCTGCCGGGCCTTCCCGCCACCGTGGGCGAGGCGATTGTCAGCGCGCTCGAAAACAACCCCAATCTCGAAGCGACCCGGCAGCTTGCCGAAGCCGCCGGGTTCGACACCAAGGTCGCGGGCGCTGGCCGCCTGCCGACTGTCGGCCTGTTCGTGAACGGCGAATACAGCGATTTCTACGGCACGCTGGGCGGCCCGGTGGCGGCGCAGTTCGCCCAGAGCGAGAAGACCGCCAACGCGGGCGTGCGCGTCACCATCCCGCTGTTTCAGGGCGGCCTTCCCGCCGCCCGCCAGCGTCAGGCCGGCGCGCGCGAGAGCGTGGCGCTGGAAAACGTCATCGCGGCCGAGCGCGAGATCATCGCCGAAACCCGCTCGACCTACGCCAACTGGCAGGCCGCCAATGCCGTCATCAAGAGCGCGCAGGCCGCGGTCGAAGCCGCCGAGCTCAGCCTTGAAGGCGTGCGCGCCGAACAGTCGATCGGCAACCGCACCGTGATCGAAGTGCTCAATGCCGAACAGGAACTGGTGGTCGCCCGCGCCCAGCTGGTGACCGCGCGGCGCAACGCCTATGTCGCCGGATTCGCGCTGCTGGCGCTGATGGGCAAGGCCGAGGCGCGCGATCTCAACCTCGATGCGGGCGGCGTGCTGTATGATCCGCAGGTCAACGCCGACCGGGTCAGCAGCAAGATGTGGGACTGGGACCGCGATCCCGAACCCGCCCCGAAATCGACCAGAACCGTTGACATTCCCCCTGCCAAGGCAACAATCGGCCCGCAATTGCTGCCCGGCGAGTGA
- the rpsI gene encoding 30S ribosomal protein S9 translates to MADETTTVSDLADLKDIAAGVPQGDAAEIARVAAPLRDREIDAQGRSYATGRRKDAVARVWVKPGTGKITVNGRDQEVYFARPTLRLVINQPFTITDRTGQYDVIATVRGGGLSGQAGAVKHGIAQALSKYEPELRAAVKAEGFLTRDSRVVERKKYGKAKARRSFQFSKR, encoded by the coding sequence ATGGCTGACGAAACCACCACCGTCTCGGATCTCGCCGATCTCAAGGACATCGCCGCTGGCGTCCCGCAGGGTGACGCTGCCGAAATCGCCCGCGTTGCCGCTCCGCTGCGTGACCGTGAAATCGACGCGCAGGGCCGTTCCTACGCCACCGGCCGCCGCAAGGATGCGGTTGCCCGCGTGTGGGTCAAGCCCGGCACCGGCAAGATCACCGTCAATGGCCGCGATCAGGAAGTGTACTTCGCACGTCCGACCCTGCGTCTGGTGATCAACCAGCCCTTCACCATCACCGACCGCACCGGCCAGTACGATGTCATCGCCACCGTGCGCGGCGGCGGTCTGTCGGGTCAGGCAGGCGCCGTGAAGCACGGCATCGCGCAGGCGCTCAGCAAGTATGAGCCCGAGCTGCGCGCCGCGGTGAAGGCCGAAGGCTTCCTCACCCGCGACAGCCGCGTGGTCGAGCGCAAGAAGTACGGCAAGGCCAAGGCCCGCCGCAGCTTCCAGTTCTCGAAGCGCTAA
- a CDS encoding LytR/AlgR family response regulator transcription factor: MPETDIETTALRTLIVDDEPLAVERVQVICAEIPQVRVVGTASDGAAALRLAEKLTPDLVLLDMTMPELDGLGVARHFAEQPQSPVVIFVTAHDHFAVEAFDLEAVDYVLKPVSADRLARAIERAVARRGQRRNKASRYLDELWVPHRSELLRIAVSEVHQIDAERDYVRLHVGGAESGRSYLLLQTIAGLEERLDPEQFIRIHRSTILRRDHIRGLRHDGLGVWSAELVNGEALRIGRTYLARVKAMAGR, from the coding sequence ATGCCTGAGACCGACATCGAAACCACCGCCCTCAGAACCCTGATCGTCGATGACGAGCCGCTCGCGGTTGAGCGCGTGCAGGTGATCTGCGCCGAGATCCCGCAGGTGCGCGTGGTCGGCACCGCCAGCGATGGCGCCGCCGCCCTGCGCCTGGCTGAAAAGCTGACCCCCGATCTGGTGCTGCTCGACATGACCATGCCCGAACTCGACGGGCTGGGCGTGGCGCGGCACTTTGCCGAACAGCCGCAGTCGCCGGTGGTGATCTTCGTGACCGCGCATGATCATTTCGCGGTCGAAGCCTTCGATCTGGAGGCGGTCGATTATGTCCTGAAGCCCGTCTCTGCCGACCGGCTCGCCCGCGCGATCGAACGTGCCGTCGCCCGCCGCGGCCAGCGTCGCAACAAGGCGAGCCGCTATCTCGACGAGCTGTGGGTGCCGCACCGCTCCGAACTGCTGCGCATCGCGGTGAGCGAAGTCCACCAGATCGACGCCGAGCGCGACTATGTGCGCCTCCATGTCGGCGGTGCGGAAAGCGGGCGGTCCTATCTACTGCTCCAGACCATCGCGGGGCTGGAAGAGCGGCTCGATCCCGAACAGTTCATCCGCATCCACCGCTCGACGATCCTGCGCCGCGACCACATCCGGGGCTTGCGCCACGACGGGCTCGGCGTGTGGTCGGCAGAGCTGGTGAACGGCGAGGCGCTGCGCATCGGCCGCACCTATTTGGCGCGCGTCAAGGCGATGGCCGGGCGGTAG
- the fumC gene encoding class II fumarate hydratase — protein MTAASGDVRIETDSLGEVAVPANMHWGAQTQRSIVNFPIGGEKMPPALVRALGVQKLSAAKANMKLGVLDAGIGEAIVQAAREVIDGTLADQFPLVVWQTGSGTQSNMNANEVIASRANEILTGKKGGKTPVHPNDHCNMGQSSNDTFPTAMHIAAAVEALDHLIPALKKLHGALDAKAAEFAPLVKIGRTHLQDATPMTLGQEFSGYAKQVEYGIARVEAALPRVLELAQGGTAVGTGINAKVGFDTAFAAEVAAETGHAFVTAPNKFEALAAHDAMVEMSGALNVLAVSLMKIANDIRLLGSGPRSGLGELSLPANEPGSSIMPGKVNPTQCEAMTMVAAQVMGNHVAVTVAGSHGHLELNVFKPVIIYNVLQSMKLIGDAAHAFTDNCVVGIEANTTRITQLLNESLMLVTALNPHIGYDNAAKIAKKAHAEGTTLKESALALGLLTEEQFAQWVVPSDMIKPRD, from the coding sequence ATGACGGCAGCAAGCGGTGACGTGCGGATCGAGACCGATTCGCTGGGTGAAGTGGCGGTTCCGGCGAATATGCACTGGGGCGCGCAGACGCAGCGCTCGATCGTCAACTTCCCGATCGGCGGCGAAAAGATGCCCCCCGCGCTCGTCCGCGCGCTGGGCGTGCAGAAGCTCTCGGCAGCCAAGGCCAACATGAAGCTCGGCGTGCTCGATGCCGGAATCGGCGAGGCGATCGTCCAGGCCGCGCGCGAGGTGATCGACGGGACGCTCGCCGACCAGTTCCCGCTGGTGGTGTGGCAGACCGGCAGCGGCACCCAGTCGAACATGAACGCTAACGAGGTGATCGCGAGCCGCGCGAACGAGATCCTCACCGGCAAGAAGGGCGGAAAGACGCCCGTCCACCCCAATGACCACTGCAACATGGGCCAGTCGTCGAACGACACCTTCCCCACCGCCATGCACATTGCCGCGGCGGTCGAGGCGCTGGACCATCTGATTCCGGCCTTGAAGAAGCTCCACGGAGCGCTGGACGCCAAGGCGGCCGAGTTCGCCCCGCTGGTGAAGATCGGCCGCACCCACTTGCAGGATGCGACCCCGATGACGCTGGGGCAGGAGTTCTCTGGCTACGCAAAGCAGGTCGAATACGGGATTGCGCGTGTCGAAGCCGCGCTACCGCGCGTGCTGGAACTGGCACAGGGCGGCACGGCGGTCGGCACCGGGATCAACGCCAAGGTCGGATTCGATACCGCCTTCGCTGCCGAAGTCGCGGCCGAGACCGGCCACGCTTTCGTGACCGCGCCCAACAAGTTCGAAGCCCTCGCCGCGCATGATGCGATGGTCGAGATGTCGGGCGCATTGAATGTGCTCGCGGTCAGCCTGATGAAGATCGCCAACGACATCCGCCTGCTGGGCTCCGGCCCCCGCTCGGGCCTTGGCGAGCTGAGCCTGCCCGCGAACGAACCCGGCTCCTCGATCATGCCGGGCAAGGTCAACCCGACCCAGTGCGAGGCAATGACCATGGTCGCCGCGCAGGTAATGGGCAATCACGTCGCGGTGACGGTCGCCGGGTCGCACGGGCATCTGGAACTCAACGTGTTCAAGCCGGTGATCATCTACAACGTGCTCCAGTCGATGAAGCTGATCGGCGATGCCGCCCATGCCTTCACCGACAATTGCGTTGTCGGGATCGAGGCGAACACCACCCGCATCACCCAGCTGCTCAACGAAAGCCTGATGCTGGTGACGGCGCTGAACCCGCACATCGGCTACGACAACGCCGCCAAGATCGCCAAGAAGGCGCACGCGGAAGGCACGACGCTGAAGGAATCCGCACTGGCGCTCGGCCTGCTGACCGAAGAGCAGTTTGCGCAGTGGGTTGTGCCCTCCGACATGATCAAGCCGCGGGATTAA